In Methanoregula sp., the sequence TGCCATCCGGACTGCCCACCCTGCAGACGGTGCACCGGGCGTATTCGAAGTCAAAGACGTCACCCTTGCAAGCGATGTTGCTGACATATTAGCCCGCGACCGGGTGAATGCACAACCGGTGCTGGTCTATGCACGGGATGGAAATGCCTGCCGGATCTCGGCACGCTGTCCTGCCGGCGTTGAAAAAGAACTCGGCCCGTTGCTCCGGGCACTTGCCCATGCAAGCAATGGAAACGGTGGCGGTCACAACCGGCGGGCAGGCGCAACTATCCCCTGCGACCAGATCGGTGCGTTCACAAAAGCATGGCACGAAGCGGTGGCATCATGATGCAGATCGAAGGCAGGATCACAACCCTGCACCGGAATGCAGGAGCAGTTGCATCGGCATTAACCCCGGACAACATGCACAACATGAGCACCGCCGCAGAGGGCGACAGGGTAACAACAGTGATCACCGGAACACAGATCCGGTCGGTCATTGCATCGGTGGATGATTATCTGATGAATCTGGCAATAGCGGAAGACGCGTGCAGCGTTTCCGCCCCCAACAACAATCACCAGGTGATGTAAGTATGGCAAAGAAGAAACAGGTTGGAAGAAGAGTAGAAGGCTGGAAGGCCAAGAGCTGGTTCAAGGTGCACACCCCCGACAACCTCGGGAAAGTGTTCATCGGTGACACCATTGCAAACGATGCTGAGAGCGTTGTCGGCAGGATCATGACGTCAACACTCGGCGAGATCACCAATGATTACGCCAAGCAGCACATGAAGATGAGCTTTAAGATCGCAACCGTTACCGGCGATGCGGCATACACCGAGTTCGTTGGCCACGACGTAACGAGGGACTACCTCCGCTCGCTCGTCAAGCGCCGCAGCACCCGCGTAGACTGCCATGTCCCGCTGGTCACCAAGGATGGCAAGAAAGTCCATCTGACCATCAGCTGCTACACGTTTGCCCGTGCCAACGTCTCGCAGGAGCACGCAATCCGGAAGATCATTACCGAAGCCGTCAAAGCCCAGGCATCCGCATGGGACCTGACCACGCTTGTCAACGTGATTGTATCCGGAGAGATCTCACGCGATCTCTTCAAGGCAGTCAAGATCATCTACCCGACCCGCAGGGTTGAGGTCATCAAGTCAAAGGTTGAGCCCGTGGCAGCACGGATTTCAACAGCATAATTTTTTTTCCTTTTAATTAATTCCAGAACCGGCCGGGAGTGACCGGCGGATTTGAGAGTGCCGCAGCCCGGTGCCCGGGTCCCGAACGTTAATACAATTCCCCGCCAAAAAGGGTACTTCCATGACCTCCATTATCACCGATCCTCTCCGCCAGAAACTCCTGCTTTCTGCTATAGCGCTCGGTGTGGTAATGGACGGGATCGACGGATCCATTGTGAACGTGGCGCTCCCGACCATGGCTGCGTACTTCGATACGGACACCGGGACGATCGCGTGGGTTATTATCACGTACCTGCTCATGATGGCAGGGCTCCTCCTCGTCTTCGGGAAACTTGCGGACCGGGGGTATGCAAAAAAACTGTTCCTCCTGGGGTTTGTCATCTTCACGCTCGGTTCTGCTGCCTGCGGGATCGCCCCTACGCTTGACATCCTGCTCGCTGCACGGCTCGTGCAGGGACTCGGGGCCGCGATGATCGCTGCCGTTGCCCCGCTGCTCTGCATACGGTACCTCCCCAAAGAGATGCTCGGCACGGCCCTTGGGGTTATCGCCGCAACCGCTTCCATCGGGTTTGCGGCCGGGCCGGCAATCGGGGGTATCCTCACCCAGTACCTGTCATGGCACTGGATCTTCTTAGTCAACATCCCGATCGGCATCCTTGGGATCCTCTTTGCGGCCCGGGTAATCCCGGGTGATGAGCCGGAAGACCACACGGAATCCTTCGATTACCCGGGCGCGGTCACGCTCTTTGGCGCCATGGTGTTCTGCACCTTTGTGCTGGAAGAGGTAGCCGCCCGCGGGGTAACGGACCCACTGATCCTCACCTGTGGAGCACTCTGCCTGCTCTGCTCGGGGGTATTTGTCATACGGGAACTCACAACAACAGAGCCATTTCTCAATATCCGGATCTTCTTAAAGTGGCAGTTCACCGCGGTCCTCGTCGCATACCTGCTGGTCAATATCATCTTCATGGGCATCATCTACCTGCTCCCGTTCTATCTCACGATGGAGATGCACTTCGATATGGCGACAAGCGGCCTCTGCCTCCTGATTCCACCTGCAGTGATCGCATGCATCAGCATCCCGTTCGGGCACTGGTCGGACCGGCACGGCCGCCGGGCATTTGCGGTCGCAGCCTGCGGACTGTTCGTCCTCTTCAGCGCCATCTTTGCGGTCCTGTCTCCTGGATCCGGGATTCTTCCCCTGCTTGCCGGCCTCGTCCTGATGGGAGTGGCCTTCGGGATCGCAGCCGGGCCGGCCTCAAGCAGGATCATCGAGAGCGCTCCAAAAGGCGAAGAGGGAACCGGGTCCTCGCTGATGGTGACCACCATCTATTTCGGCGGCGTTCTGGGTACGGCGATCTATGCGATGCTCTTCACCTTTTCAACCGCAAATGCCGGGGGGATTGTTGCGTTTACCGCACTCGATTCCGCAACATTCCTGACCGGTTTCCACATCACGATGGCAGCGGGCCTCGTGCTTTCAGTGCTCCCGCTGGTGCTGTCGGCAATCGTGCCGGATGAGAAGAAAGCGGCATAACTCTCAATGGACACCACAGTACCAGGGCGAATCCCCGGCAGAGTCATCAATAATCGGAGGGTAAAGACTTTATCCGGTTTTTCCTCCACCCCCCGAAACCTAATTACCCCGCCCGTCCAACATTCCCTACCAATGACCGCGAGCAGGATTCTTTTTATCGTTCTCGATGGAATTTCCGATCGCCCCTGTCCCGCGCTCGGGGGTACCACCCCGCTCGCAGCAGCAAAAACACCGGTTCTGGACAAACTTGCGCAGGAAGGCTGCTGCGGCATCATGGATACCATCGCGCCGGGCATCCGCCCGGGTTCCGATACCGCACACCTTGCCCTCCTCGGGTATGATCCCTACAAGTACTACACCGGCCGGGGACCGCTCGAGTGCGAGGGTTCGGGCATCCACATGGAGCCGGGCATGATCGGGTTCCGGTGCAACTACGCCACGATATCCAAAGAAGGGCTGGTCATCGACCGCCGTGCCGGGCGCATCCATGACACCGCTGCCTTAAGTGCCGCCATACAGAAGGGAGTTGATCTCTCGGAGTTCGGCGTGGAATTCACGTTCCGCTCCGGCGCCGGGCACCGGGCCGCCCTCGCTCTCAAAGGAGAGGGAATCGGCCACTGTGTCACCTCCAATGATCCCAAGAAAGAGGGCGTCAGACCGCTCACCGTCAGCGCGACTAAGGTCATGCCCACCCATGAAAAAACCGCCGCGATCTGCAATGAATTTGTCCGGCAGTCCACAAAGATTCTCTTTGAGCATCCGATGAACCGCGATCGTCTCGCACAGAACATCAGCCCGGCAAACATTGTGCTGATGCGGGGTGCCGGCGAGATGGGGAAGTATGAACCCTTCTCCACAAAATACGGCCTCTCGGGATCGGTCATCTCCGCAGCAAGCCTCATCACCGGTATCGGACGGGCAGTTGGCCTCCCGCATATCGAGGTCGCCGGTGCCACCGGCTCGCAGAACAGCAACGTTGCCGGCAAAATCTCGGCAGCGCTTGGGGAGTTAAAGACCAAAGAGTTCGTGCTCCTGAACATCAAGGGGGCAGACGAGTCTGGCCATGACGGGCTTGCCGAACAGAAGAGAGACTTTATCCAGAAGATCGACCCGCTGCTCGAACCCCTGCTGGGCCTCAAAGATACCATCGTTATCATCTGCGGGGACCACTCGACACCCTGTACCATCAAGGACCACAGCGCCGACCCGGTCCCGGTCCTGATCCGGGGCGACGGTGTCCGGATGGACGACGTAGTCCGCTACGATGAATACCATTGCGCGAACGGCGGGCTTAACCGGATCCGGGGAACCGACCTGTTACCCATTGCACTCGACCTGATCAACAAGTCACACAAATTCGGAGCCTGAGGGCTTTTGGCGGAGAAGGGGATGAAAGAGCGAGCCGTAAAAAACTGGCATAAACACTGCCTGCTTCCTGATGGCACCGAGCTGCAGGAGCACAGCTTAAAGACCGACCGGGATATCGTGATCGGGGAGTTCTGCCAGATCGATTACGGCCTGCGGGGTGCAGACGTCTACGTTGGTGAGTCGTCAAAGATCCGCGAGTACGTCTGGGCAAACGGCGACGCACGGATCGGCAACCTCTGCGAGATCGGCAGCGATGTCATTGCAAAGCAGGATGCGTACATCGGCGAAGGGGTGAAGATCAACGGCAGGCTGGTCGTTTCAGGGGCACTTGACATCGGCGATAAAGTCGAGATCAAAGAAGGGTTTGAGGCCAAAGGCGACATCGAGGTGAGAAACCCGATGCCGGTCTTCATGTTCATCC encodes:
- a CDS encoding MFS transporter, with amino-acid sequence MTSIITDPLRQKLLLSAIALGVVMDGIDGSIVNVALPTMAAYFDTDTGTIAWVIITYLLMMAGLLLVFGKLADRGYAKKLFLLGFVIFTLGSAACGIAPTLDILLAARLVQGLGAAMIAAVAPLLCIRYLPKEMLGTALGVIAATASIGFAAGPAIGGILTQYLSWHWIFLVNIPIGILGILFAARVIPGDEPEDHTESFDYPGAVTLFGAMVFCTFVLEEVAARGVTDPLILTCGALCLLCSGVFVIRELTTTEPFLNIRIFLKWQFTAVLVAYLLVNIIFMGIIYLLPFYLTMEMHFDMATSGLCLLIPPAVIACISIPFGHWSDRHGRRAFAVAACGLFVLFSAIFAVLSPGSGILPLLAGLVLMGVAFGIAAGPASSRIIESAPKGEEGTGSSLMVTTIYFGGVLGTAIYAMLFTFSTANAGGIVAFTALDSATFLTGFHITMAAGLVLSVLPLVLSAIVPDEKKAA
- a CDS encoding 2,3-bisphosphoglycerate-independent phosphoglycerate mutase; this translates as MTASRILFIVLDGISDRPCPALGGTTPLAAAKTPVLDKLAQEGCCGIMDTIAPGIRPGSDTAHLALLGYDPYKYYTGRGPLECEGSGIHMEPGMIGFRCNYATISKEGLVIDRRAGRIHDTAALSAAIQKGVDLSEFGVEFTFRSGAGHRAALALKGEGIGHCVTSNDPKKEGVRPLTVSATKVMPTHEKTAAICNEFVRQSTKILFEHPMNRDRLAQNISPANIVLMRGAGEMGKYEPFSTKYGLSGSVISAASLITGIGRAVGLPHIEVAGATGSQNSNVAGKISAALGELKTKEFVLLNIKGADESGHDGLAEQKRDFIQKIDPLLEPLLGLKDTIVIICGDHSTPCTIKDHSADPVPVLIRGDGVRMDDVVRYDEYHCANGGLNRIRGTDLLPIALDLINKSHKFGA
- a CDS encoding 30S ribosomal protein S3ae, with amino-acid sequence MAKKKQVGRRVEGWKAKSWFKVHTPDNLGKVFIGDTIANDAESVVGRIMTSTLGEITNDYAKQHMKMSFKIATVTGDAAYTEFVGHDVTRDYLRSLVKRRSTRVDCHVPLVTKDGKKVHLTISCYTFARANVSQEHAIRKIITEAVKAQASAWDLTTLVNVIVSGEISRDLFKAVKIIYPTRRVEVIKSKVEPVAARISTA
- a CDS encoding KEOPS complex subunit Pcc1; the encoded protein is MMQIEGRITTLHRNAGAVASALTPDNMHNMSTAAEGDRVTTVITGTQIRSVIASVDDYLMNLAIAEDACSVSAPNNNHQVM